The proteins below come from a single uncultured Dethiosulfovibrio sp. genomic window:
- a CDS encoding SpoIIE family protein phosphatase, giving the protein MQGPLFLEIDVAQKAKEGQSIFGDTFMSQPAQEKNRIISVLSDGLGSGVKANILSSMTASMALRFIASNMDFLHSAEIMMEALPVCQVRKISYATFTIVDSVLKGWTRIIEMDNPKTIFIRDNQILPLTYREVESPRWNKRKILLSEILTKPEDRIILLSDGITQSGMGSWSYPLGWGEEGCQTLALEVVKKKPYISAQELSELILEEALSKEPLRKAGDDMTCSVMYFRRPRNLILLTGPPFAKDKDGEYAAMLESFEGAKVVCGGTTADIVARELGREIETDLSTGAPGIPPLSIIKGVDLVTEGILTLTEANKILKNNEGLDRNNPAAKLAKLLMGNDVIQFVVGTRINEAHQDPSLPVEIEIRRNIVKNLSNTLRDKYLKKTSIRYI; this is encoded by the coding sequence ATGCAGGGACCTCTTTTTCTGGAGATAGACGTAGCCCAAAAGGCCAAGGAAGGTCAGTCCATATTCGGAGACACCTTTATGAGCCAGCCAGCTCAGGAGAAAAACCGAATAATATCGGTCCTCTCCGACGGTCTGGGAAGCGGCGTTAAGGCCAACATACTGTCCTCCATGACCGCCAGCATGGCGTTAAGGTTTATAGCCAGCAACATGGATTTTCTCCACTCAGCGGAGATAATGATGGAGGCCCTTCCTGTGTGCCAGGTGAGAAAAATCAGCTACGCCACCTTTACCATAGTCGACAGCGTCCTAAAGGGCTGGACCAGAATCATAGAGATGGACAACCCGAAAACCATCTTCATCAGGGACAACCAGATCCTCCCTCTGACCTATCGAGAGGTAGAGTCTCCAAGGTGGAACAAGCGAAAGATCCTCCTGAGCGAGATACTGACCAAGCCGGAGGACCGAATAATACTCCTGTCCGACGGCATCACCCAGTCGGGAATGGGCAGCTGGAGCTATCCTCTGGGATGGGGTGAAGAGGGCTGTCAGACCTTGGCCCTTGAGGTGGTAAAGAAGAAACCCTACATATCCGCCCAGGAGCTGTCGGAACTGATACTTGAGGAGGCTCTGTCGAAGGAGCCTTTAAGAAAGGCTGGAGATGACATGACCTGCTCGGTCATGTACTTCCGACGCCCCAGAAACCTCATATTGCTCACCGGCCCCCCTTTCGCCAAGGATAAAGACGGCGAGTACGCCGCCATGTTGGAGAGCTTCGAAGGCGCCAAGGTGGTATGTGGAGGCACCACCGCCGACATAGTCGCGAGAGAGTTAGGCAGGGAGATAGAGACCGACCTGTCCACCGGGGCACCGGGGATCCCCCCTCTTTCCATAATAAAGGGGGTCGACCTGGTCACCGAGGGAATTCTGACCCTCACCGAGGCGAACAAAATACTCAAAAACAACGAGGGACTGGACAGAAACAACCCGGCGGCCAAACTTGCCAAGCTCCTAATGGGCAACGATGTCATACAGTTCGTCGTAGGTACCAGGATAAACGAGGCCCATCAGGACCCCTCACTACCGGTGGAGATAGAGATAAGGAGAAACATCGTAAAAAACTTGTCTAACACCCTTAGAGATAAATACCTTAAAAAAACGTCCATACGTTACATATGA
- a CDS encoding Na/Pi cotransporter family protein: MSMANFFQILGGLGLFIYGIKLMSDSLQDLAGDRLRQLISSLTSTPVKGVLIGTLVTILIQSSSGTTVMAVSFVQAGLMTLKQAIGVIMGANVGTTVTAQMIAFKIKDFALPIVGIGMILAVFGKTKKQKYLGNGMVGFGLLFLGMTNMEQSMSFLRGRKDIFLAFGHNPFLGILAGTGLTMLVQSSSATVGLTIAMAVQGLLPLDSAIPILMGDNLGTTITAILASLGASRSAKQAAAGHVLFNLIGVCIFLVAMPLYKHVVIATSGDIARQIANAHTIFNVTNTLIFLPFTSAFVALIKKIIPSDVDEQISGPQYLDPKLLSASPAAAADAVRKEVLRLGHITLTMLEDVRKGFVNNDPKMIQQVNQTEKIVNEMTHRIAAYASELWERHISSDLSQVLSSYINGLGDIERIGDHAQNLIEMYEFKLEHKLSFSGTGMTEFLEMYGLVHRSLTLSLEAVEEEDLAKAHEVIDVLEEQVDDMEQILRKNHIQRLNEGTCTPSAGVVFIDILSNFERIGDHAHNLALIVKDMKRLHKKEV, from the coding sequence GTGAGTATGGCGAATTTTTTTCAGATTCTAGGGGGGCTAGGGCTCTTCATCTACGGTATCAAGCTTATGAGCGACTCCCTACAGGACCTAGCGGGAGACAGGCTCAGGCAGCTGATTTCATCTCTGACTAGCACTCCCGTAAAGGGCGTTCTCATAGGGACTCTGGTGACCATCCTTATCCAGAGCAGCAGCGGTACTACCGTCATGGCGGTCAGCTTCGTTCAGGCCGGTCTTATGACCCTAAAGCAGGCTATAGGGGTCATTATGGGAGCCAACGTAGGGACCACCGTCACCGCTCAGATGATCGCCTTCAAGATAAAGGATTTTGCCCTACCTATCGTCGGTATAGGGATGATTCTGGCGGTTTTTGGAAAGACAAAAAAGCAGAAATATCTTGGAAACGGTATGGTCGGCTTTGGGCTTCTTTTCCTCGGTATGACCAACATGGAGCAGTCCATGAGTTTCCTACGAGGTAGGAAGGACATCTTCCTTGCTTTCGGTCACAATCCTTTTTTGGGAATATTGGCTGGAACGGGGCTTACTATGCTGGTACAGTCTAGCTCTGCGACCGTAGGTTTAACCATAGCTATGGCGGTCCAGGGTCTTCTTCCGCTAGATTCGGCGATACCTATACTTATGGGAGATAACCTTGGGACCACTATAACAGCCATACTGGCCTCTCTAGGGGCCAGTCGGTCCGCCAAACAGGCGGCGGCGGGGCACGTTCTCTTTAACTTGATAGGTGTCTGTATATTCCTGGTGGCTATGCCTCTTTACAAACATGTAGTGATCGCTACCTCCGGTGATATCGCCAGACAGATAGCTAACGCTCACACTATATTTAACGTCACCAACACCCTTATCTTCCTGCCCTTTACGTCGGCTTTTGTCGCCTTGATCAAGAAGATAATACCCTCCGACGTTGACGAACAGATTTCAGGTCCTCAATATCTGGATCCTAAGCTTCTGTCCGCCTCTCCTGCTGCTGCTGCTGATGCCGTCCGTAAAGAGGTCCTCCGGCTTGGCCACATAACTTTGACTATGCTTGAGGACGTACGGAAAGGCTTTGTGAACAACGATCCTAAGATGATCCAGCAGGTAAATCAGACGGAGAAGATCGTAAACGAGATGACCCATCGTATCGCCGCTTACGCCTCGGAACTTTGGGAGCGACATATCTCCAGCGACCTTTCTCAAGTTCTGTCCTCCTATATCAATGGCCTAGGGGATATAGAGAGAATCGGAGATCATGCCCAAAACCTGATAGAGATGTACGAGTTTAAGCTGGAGCATAAACTGTCTTTCTCCGGCACGGGAATGACCGAATTTTTGGAGATGTACGGCCTCGTCCACCGTTCGTTGACACTCAGCCTCGAGGCTGTTGAGGAGGAGGACCTGGCCAAGGCCCACGAGGTAATAGACGTCCTTGAGGAGCAGGTGGACGATATGGAGCAAATTCTGAGGAAAAACCATATTCAGAGGCTGAACGAGGGAACCTGTACTCCCTCCGCTGGAGTTGTCTTTATCGACATACTCAGCAACTTCGAGAGAATCGGCGACCACGCCCATAACTTGGCCCTCATAGTGAAGGACATGAAGAGACTTCATAAGAAAGAGGTTTGA
- a CDS encoding IclR family transcriptional regulator, which yields MKKLRDDTKEAVTLYVLEENYRVCYEHVESLLTMKCVVRVGDRFPLWAGASGKCLLAYSERSVVEREIKKAYPITSTTITDEQLFFEELGKIRERGYAISHGEREEGVTSMAIPIFEPPHRIFGCLSVAGPTIRFNEKNVEELVPEIKEICSQISTTLGI from the coding sequence ATGAAAAAACTTCGAGATGATACAAAAGAGGCGGTCACTCTCTACGTGCTGGAGGAGAACTACAGGGTATGCTACGAGCACGTAGAGAGCCTTCTGACGATGAAGTGCGTCGTAAGGGTCGGCGATCGTTTTCCTCTTTGGGCAGGAGCCAGCGGTAAATGTCTCCTGGCTTACTCGGAACGATCGGTAGTCGAGAGGGAGATAAAAAAGGCCTACCCGATAACCAGCACCACCATAACGGATGAACAGCTGTTTTTTGAGGAACTGGGAAAGATCAGAGAGAGAGGATACGCCATAAGTCACGGAGAAAGGGAGGAAGGGGTGACCTCCATGGCCATACCCATTTTTGAGCCACCTCACAGGATTTTTGGATGTCTATCGGTCGCAGGGCCGACCATACGATTTAACGAAAAAAACGTGGAAGAACTGGTTCCAGAGATAAAAGAAATCTGCTCCCAGATTTCAACAACGTTAGGGATATAG
- a CDS encoding NrtA/SsuA/CpmA family ABC transporter substrate-binding protein, which yields MSRIKRLLTAAIFVIIFTMPSQGSEKVGISVIKALMNVPTAVEQELGLFQKHFGDKVDLYLPELSAGFRQAQAMAAGQIEFANCMGSTSLLVAASGGLDIRILSVYSRSPEVFKILVNSDQITSISDLRGKTLGGPMGTVLHFLLASAIKKEGLSLNDVEFIDMPHDRAVGALLSGQIDGALATGPVALGGIKRGARELENGKGLVGGMTLVGVDGKTARERPDLIRSFVDAQKEAVEAIAKDPRWAWELLSKDSMISKEFIEATMGLYDFSPAITSEDIKNLEEEITFLQELSIIGDIELNSLIL from the coding sequence ATGTCCAGGATCAAAAGGCTTTTGACCGCGGCAATTTTTGTGATAATATTCACTATGCCCTCTCAGGGCTCGGAAAAAGTGGGTATCTCGGTGATCAAGGCCCTTATGAACGTCCCAACGGCGGTGGAGCAGGAATTGGGGCTGTTTCAGAAGCACTTCGGAGATAAGGTGGACCTGTACTTACCGGAGCTCTCCGCGGGGTTTCGACAGGCTCAGGCCATGGCTGCCGGTCAGATAGAGTTCGCAAACTGTATGGGATCGACCTCTCTGCTGGTCGCCGCCTCCGGTGGACTGGACATCAGGATACTGTCCGTATACAGCCGATCGCCGGAGGTCTTCAAGATCCTGGTAAACTCCGATCAGATCACCTCGATATCGGACCTGAGAGGTAAAACCCTAGGTGGCCCTATGGGGACGGTGCTCCATTTTCTCCTGGCCTCCGCCATAAAAAAAGAGGGCCTTTCCCTTAATGACGTCGAGTTTATTGATATGCCTCACGACAGGGCGGTAGGTGCACTCCTATCAGGTCAGATAGACGGGGCCCTGGCGACCGGCCCTGTTGCCCTGGGGGGAATTAAAAGGGGAGCCAGAGAACTGGAGAACGGCAAAGGTCTCGTGGGCGGGATGACTCTGGTCGGAGTTGACGGCAAAACCGCCAGAGAGAGGCCCGACCTGATCCGTTCCTTCGTAGACGCTCAGAAAGAGGCGGTGGAGGCCATAGCCAAAGACCCTCGCTGGGCCTGGGAGCTTCTCTCCAAAGACTCTATGATATCTAAGGAATTTATAGAGGCCACAATGGGACTATACGACTTCTCTCCGGCAATCACCTCGGAGGACATAAAAAATCTGGAAGAGGAGATAACCTTTCTCCAGGAGCTATCCATAATTGGGGATATAGAGCTAAATTCGCTGATACTTTAG
- a CDS encoding (2Fe-2S) ferredoxin domain-containing protein: protein MKQHTIVICMGSSCFSRGNQENLQKVKDFLERNDLTDKVLLKGSRCEGECLKGPNMTVDGRIFNRICQDNIDAILTEALLGGQTL, encoded by the coding sequence ATGAAGCAGCACACAATAGTTATCTGTATGGGGAGTTCGTGCTTTTCCAGAGGCAACCAGGAAAATCTCCAGAAGGTGAAGGATTTTCTGGAGAGAAACGATCTTACCGATAAGGTCCTGTTAAAGGGGAGCAGATGCGAGGGAGAGTGTCTGAAAGGACCTAACATGACGGTGGACGGAAGGATTTTCAACCGAATCTGTCAGGATAACATAGACGCTATTTTGACCGAAGCTCTGCTAGGAGGGCAAACTCTATGA
- a CDS encoding MalY/PatB family protein — MNKRYDFDEIIERRGTDCEKWDGLEDTFGKPDLTALWVADMDFRAPKEVIDVLKKRVEHGIFGYTRYPDSWYQAFIDWTIRRHKWQVKREWITHSPGLVTAMGIAIRAFSDPGDRLVIQPPVYHHFAEEIRLNDRIPALNPLKYENGRFSMDLEDLDEKLKGAKMMFLCSPHNPAGRVWTEEELRAVADLCVKHNVILISDEIHCDVVYKGHVHRPIASISPEIEQLCAVFMAPSKTFNIAGFKASAVVIPNKNLREKYNLALSTLHLEGGTCLSIPAFEAAYSYGEPWLEELLVYLEGTVDMVEDFLAEEIPSISLVRPEGTYVPLIDCRSLKMDPDQLHSFLVGAGVAMNRGANFGIGGEGFARLNIATPRLTVIEGLKKIASAVKKLDR, encoded by the coding sequence TTGAATAAAAGATACGACTTCGACGAGATCATAGAGAGACGTGGAACGGACTGCGAAAAGTGGGATGGCCTTGAGGATACCTTCGGGAAACCGGACCTTACCGCTCTCTGGGTGGCTGACATGGACTTCAGAGCCCCTAAGGAGGTCATCGACGTCCTTAAAAAAAGGGTCGAACACGGCATCTTCGGCTATACCCGATACCCAGATAGCTGGTATCAGGCCTTTATAGACTGGACGATCCGCCGTCATAAGTGGCAGGTGAAGAGGGAGTGGATAACCCACTCTCCAGGGCTCGTCACAGCTATGGGAATAGCGATCAGGGCCTTCAGCGACCCAGGGGACAGGCTGGTCATCCAGCCCCCAGTGTATCACCATTTTGCGGAGGAAATTAGGCTAAACGACAGGATCCCCGCATTAAACCCCCTTAAGTACGAAAATGGAAGGTTCTCCATGGACCTTGAGGACCTGGACGAGAAGCTAAAAGGTGCCAAGATGATGTTCCTCTGTAGTCCTCACAACCCAGCGGGCAGGGTCTGGACGGAGGAGGAGCTTAGAGCGGTAGCGGACCTCTGCGTAAAGCACAACGTCATATTGATCAGCGATGAAATACACTGCGACGTAGTGTACAAAGGCCACGTACATCGACCTATAGCCTCCATATCGCCGGAGATAGAGCAACTATGTGCGGTCTTTATGGCCCCGAGCAAGACCTTCAACATCGCCGGATTTAAGGCCTCGGCGGTGGTGATACCTAACAAAAACCTACGGGAAAAATATAACTTGGCCCTGTCGACCCTTCACCTCGAGGGCGGAACCTGCCTGTCCATACCGGCCTTCGAGGCAGCCTACAGCTACGGCGAGCCCTGGCTGGAGGAGCTTCTTGTATATCTGGAGGGAACTGTGGACATGGTGGAGGATTTTCTTGCCGAGGAAATTCCCTCTATCTCCCTGGTGAGACCGGAGGGTACCTACGTTCCTCTGATAGATTGCCGCTCCCTGAAAATGGACCCCGACCAGCTTCACAGCTTCCTCGTCGGAGCGGGGGTCGCCATGAACAGAGGGGCAAACTTCGGTATCGGAGGCGAGGGCTTCGCCAGACTGAACATAGCGACTCCCAGATTGACGGTGATAGAGGGGCTCAAAAAGATCGCCTCGGCGGTCAAAAAACTGGACCGGTAA
- a CDS encoding [Fe-Fe] hydrogenase large subunit C-terminal domain-containing protein has translation MTSANRDPRSFAIYTVENDCQDCYKCVRGCPVKAIKVENGHAQEIADSCIICGRCVEICPVGAKRVRDDVTPVKELLRSGRPVYVSLAPSWIGEFAGVSPSQIVQAIKALGFREVGETALGAQEVSTSLARFLRHAGPGLYLSTACPSTVEYVIRYLPHLSNCLTPVASPLLAHCRILRKHMEPEGAVVFFGPCIAKKEEADTHKELLDGALTFQDLKNWFEEEGVDPRSFKDDSPRFFPLAAEEGNHYPIEGGMIETIKASGDFSHVRFLTVSGIYSIKKALDAADPSKLTSPVFIECLTCPGGCINGPGSAKDRDGLSRWMDVKEFAGPLDKAAGRTETVVVAEAYVPEIPATGDITEEQITQALFTVGKRSKEDELNCGGCGYDTCRAFARALVLGRAEDCMCVSYMRKKAHKKANAMLRSMPSGVVIADQDLQIVECNERFATFMGTEIQGLYQVSDGLKGAQLNKIAPAFAHLMSGVLETDQDVHYDHFRVGDKLFEITVFSIEPHFTVGAVVLDVTRREIRRDQIAHRADQVIKKNLATVQEIACRLGEHMADTEILLREIAEGYGSEGDMHEGNK, from the coding sequence ATGACCTCCGCAAACAGAGACCCCAGGTCTTTCGCCATCTACACCGTGGAGAACGACTGTCAGGATTGCTACAAGTGCGTCAGAGGATGCCCGGTAAAGGCCATAAAGGTGGAGAACGGCCACGCCCAGGAGATAGCCGACTCCTGCATAATCTGCGGCAGATGCGTCGAGATATGCCCTGTAGGTGCCAAGAGGGTCAGAGACGACGTGACCCCCGTAAAAGAGCTGCTTAGATCGGGAAGACCGGTCTACGTATCGCTGGCCCCATCCTGGATCGGTGAGTTCGCCGGGGTGTCCCCCAGCCAGATAGTACAGGCCATAAAGGCCCTTGGCTTCAGAGAGGTCGGAGAGACAGCCCTGGGAGCCCAGGAGGTCTCCACCTCTTTGGCCCGGTTTTTACGTCACGCCGGTCCAGGGCTTTACCTCTCCACCGCCTGCCCGAGCACGGTGGAATACGTCATAAGATACCTGCCCCACCTTTCCAACTGCCTGACCCCCGTGGCCTCCCCTCTCCTGGCCCACTGTAGGATACTTCGTAAACACATGGAACCAGAGGGAGCGGTGGTTTTCTTCGGGCCCTGTATAGCGAAAAAAGAGGAGGCGGACACCCATAAAGAGCTCCTGGACGGAGCCCTGACATTTCAGGACCTCAAAAACTGGTTTGAGGAAGAGGGCGTAGACCCTAGGTCATTTAAAGACGACTCCCCTCGATTTTTCCCTCTAGCCGCCGAGGAGGGAAACCACTACCCCATAGAGGGCGGCATGATAGAGACCATAAAGGCCTCCGGCGACTTCAGCCACGTCAGGTTTTTGACGGTTTCGGGAATATATTCTATAAAAAAAGCTCTGGACGCTGCGGACCCCTCTAAGCTGACGTCACCGGTGTTTATAGAATGCCTTACCTGTCCTGGAGGGTGCATAAACGGACCAGGCTCAGCGAAGGACAGGGACGGTCTATCACGATGGATGGACGTAAAGGAGTTCGCAGGACCTCTGGATAAAGCAGCTGGCCGGACTGAGACGGTAGTCGTAGCGGAGGCCTACGTGCCGGAAATACCGGCTACAGGGGACATAACGGAAGAACAGATCACACAGGCGCTGTTTACCGTGGGGAAAAGATCTAAAGAAGACGAGCTAAACTGCGGAGGATGCGGCTACGACACCTGCCGAGCCTTCGCCAGAGCGCTGGTCCTCGGCAGGGCGGAGGACTGTATGTGCGTCTCCTACATGAGAAAGAAAGCCCATAAAAAGGCTAACGCCATGTTGAGAAGTATGCCCTCCGGGGTCGTCATAGCGGACCAGGACCTTCAGATAGTGGAATGCAACGAAAGGTTCGCCACCTTTATGGGAACGGAGATCCAAGGCCTCTACCAGGTTTCCGACGGTCTTAAAGGTGCCCAGCTCAACAAGATAGCCCCCGCCTTTGCCCACCTTATGTCCGGGGTGCTAGAGACCGATCAGGACGTCCATTACGACCACTTTCGGGTGGGAGATAAGCTCTTCGAGATAACCGTATTCTCCATAGAGCCCCACTTCACCGTCGGGGCGGTGGTCCTGGATGTCACCAGGAGGGAGATCCGCAGGGATCAGATAGCCCACAGGGCGGATCAAGTCATAAAGAAAAACCTGGCCACCGTGCAGGAGATAGCCTGCCGACTGGGAGAGCATATGGCGGACACCGAGATTCTCCTCAGGGAGATAGCCGAGGGCTACGGCTCCGAAGGCGATATGCACGAGGGAAACAAGTAG
- a CDS encoding NAD(P)H-dependent oxidoreductase subunit E, protein MKPVKVTVCTGTTCHLMGASQFHTLKDHLDDDVKPYVVLEGSHCLGFCGSKDLGQAPFVLLNGTPVARATLPKLVRWVEKMVREEPFSDGECPEMR, encoded by the coding sequence ATGAAGCCAGTAAAAGTAACGGTCTGCACAGGGACCACCTGCCATCTGATGGGGGCGTCCCAGTTTCACACCCTAAAGGATCACCTCGACGACGACGTAAAACCATACGTCGTCCTGGAGGGATCTCACTGCCTGGGGTTTTGCGGATCAAAGGACCTAGGGCAGGCTCCTTTCGTCCTTTTAAACGGCACCCCCGTCGCCAGGGCGACACTGCCAAAACTGGTCAGATGGGTTGAGAAGATGGTAAGGGAGGAACCTTTCAGCGATGGAGAATGTCCTGAGATGCGATAA
- a CDS encoding ABC transporter permease produces MDIHFKKAPSKSKGGLRGLIGPSILLFSWWIGSHKAIWNPFIIPSPESTVQALVSMIEDGSLIGHVTSSTGRILSGFTIALVTAVPAGVLSGLSPGFRAYFSSSLSFLNHLPPLALFPVLMLWFGIGEPSKIGVIFLASFFPIYLNTMEGVRTVNKSLVEASRSCGASTWRTFIHVTFPCAVPGIITGMRVGLGYGWRSLVGAELVASSSGLGFLLHRAEVFSRPDIMAATLITMGILGILLDRAIGYLTMSDSDYMERLRRR; encoded by the coding sequence ATGGATATTCATTTTAAAAAGGCCCCATCAAAGTCAAAAGGCGGTCTGAGGGGCCTGATCGGTCCCTCTATCCTGCTGTTTTCGTGGTGGATTGGCTCCCATAAAGCCATATGGAACCCCTTCATAATTCCGTCTCCAGAGAGCACCGTCCAGGCTCTCGTATCCATGATAGAGGACGGAAGCCTGATCGGTCACGTCACGTCCAGCACAGGGAGGATATTGAGTGGTTTTACAATCGCTCTTGTGACAGCTGTTCCCGCAGGAGTGCTATCAGGGCTCTCTCCGGGATTTCGTGCCTATTTTTCCTCCTCTTTGAGCTTTTTAAACCACCTTCCCCCTCTGGCCCTTTTCCCTGTGCTCATGCTCTGGTTCGGCATAGGGGAGCCGTCAAAAATAGGGGTGATCTTTTTGGCCTCTTTTTTCCCGATCTACCTGAACACCATGGAGGGAGTCAGGACGGTCAACAAATCTCTCGTCGAGGCATCCAGGTCCTGCGGAGCATCTACCTGGAGGACCTTTATCCACGTGACCTTTCCCTGTGCCGTACCGGGAATTATAACCGGCATGAGGGTGGGACTCGGCTACGGCTGGAGATCTCTGGTAGGGGCGGAGCTGGTGGCCTCATCGTCGGGGCTGGGATTCCTCCTCCACAGGGCGGAGGTGTTCTCCAGGCCGGATATTATGGCCGCAACCCTTATCACCATGGGAATCTTAGGGATCCTGCTCGATAGAGCTATTGGATATTTGACTATGAGCGATTCAGACTACATGGAAAGACTGAGAAGGAGGTAA
- a CDS encoding DUF1254 domain-containing protein, protein MGHLKILQWLLLVSMTLSTATAFGSVSEGYIFSFPLVTMSVTMKNATNTVEETTKKAPINRLHHAEILASAAFREVVTPNVDTLYSQAFIDLKNGPLVFVKPSSDRYCSAQFLDGWTNSVAIAGSGGTEDSESEQVWILLRTDDDTVVPEGMREARFSGNLGWIIGRTLCRGEEDMGNVRAIQKGMKLLPLTAYLSGETYVPPVGVYDPKRDYVPVEKVLGMTAEEFFQEANGLMVDNPPVAEDTPMMEKLRAIGIGAGLSFDLSILGSDPEEREKSWKELIAKVNQRVIESSQKFLSHWGPWRYLGEPIAEFGTEYNYRAMVALKGLGANPASAAIYASSHRDSNGDPLKAGGRYRVHFEKGGLPPVKGDGFWSITAYGDDSFLIPNELDRYCINDRTPTIFNPDGSLELLLQPEPPKADDPLRANWLPTGDQGFHLFLRIYCPDRERIDGNWEAPSIFKIETAPTTP, encoded by the coding sequence ATGGGACATCTCAAGATCCTTCAATGGCTACTGTTGGTTTCAATGACCCTGTCCACCGCGACCGCTTTTGGATCTGTCTCCGAGGGCTATATCTTCAGCTTTCCTCTGGTCACCATGTCGGTGACCATGAAAAACGCCACTAACACCGTTGAGGAAACGACAAAGAAAGCACCGATAAATAGGTTGCACCACGCCGAGATACTGGCCAGTGCGGCCTTTCGTGAGGTAGTTACACCGAACGTGGATACCCTCTACTCTCAGGCCTTCATAGACCTGAAGAACGGACCACTGGTGTTCGTAAAACCATCGTCGGACCGCTACTGTTCCGCCCAGTTTCTCGACGGCTGGACCAACTCGGTGGCAATAGCGGGATCCGGCGGAACGGAGGACAGCGAGTCGGAACAGGTATGGATTCTCCTGAGGACCGACGACGACACCGTAGTACCGGAGGGCATGAGGGAGGCCCGTTTTTCCGGCAACTTAGGCTGGATAATAGGTCGCACTCTGTGCAGGGGAGAGGAGGACATGGGAAACGTCCGAGCCATCCAAAAGGGCATGAAGCTGTTGCCCCTGACGGCATACCTCAGCGGAGAGACCTACGTTCCCCCTGTAGGTGTCTACGACCCTAAGCGCGACTACGTCCCCGTGGAAAAGGTGCTGGGAATGACGGCGGAGGAGTTTTTCCAGGAGGCCAACGGGCTCATGGTGGACAACCCCCCGGTAGCAGAGGATACGCCAATGATGGAGAAGCTCAGGGCTATAGGGATCGGGGCAGGGCTCTCCTTCGACCTCTCGATCCTGGGATCCGATCCCGAGGAAAGAGAAAAAAGCTGGAAAGAGCTGATAGCTAAGGTAAATCAGAGGGTAATAGAATCCAGTCAAAAATTTCTATCCCACTGGGGACCATGGCGATATCTAGGGGAGCCTATCGCCGAGTTTGGGACGGAATACAACTACCGTGCTATGGTGGCCCTTAAGGGGCTAGGGGCAAACCCGGCCTCCGCAGCGATCTACGCCAGTTCCCACAGGGACTCTAACGGAGACCCTCTGAAGGCAGGAGGACGATACAGGGTCCACTTCGAAAAAGGGGGGCTCCCCCCGGTTAAAGGGGACGGTTTTTGGTCTATAACCGCCTACGGCGACGACAGCTTCCTGATACCGAACGAACTGGACCGCTACTGCATAAACGACCGAACACCTACTATCTTCAATCCAGACGGTTCGCTGGAACTGCTGCTTCAGCCCGAGCCACCTAAAGCTGACGACCCTCTCAGGGCCAACTGGCTTCCGACGGGGGACCAGGGGTTCCACCTGTTTTTACGGATATACTGCCCCGACAGGGAGAGGATAGACGGAAACTGGGAGGCTCCCAGCATATTTAAAATCGAGACCGCTCCCACCACACCGTAA